In the genome of Podarcis raffonei isolate rPodRaf1 chromosome 17, rPodRaf1.pri, whole genome shotgun sequence, one region contains:
- the LOC128405342 gene encoding interferon epsilon-like, translating into MMLFVSKISSLDCNRFHSWLHEANKANLELLKNKMGTTIPIQCIGEEMDLSTNQEIFTNINEVQVENAKAAIQEILQQTLHVFRQNHTEMGWDGNSTTTFQTKLDQQIQKLETCWSAELERGPTSSRGQKTLLTRLRVKRYFQILHDLLKDKEYSLCAWLTVQIQIRQSFVLTDQLIKRISNEA; encoded by the coding sequence ATGATGCTTTTCGTCTCCAAAATCTCATCTCTGGACTGTAACCGGTTTCACAGCTGGCTACATGAAGCCAACAAGGCCAACTTGGAGCTTCTGAAGAACAAAATGGGAACAACCATTCCTATTCAATGCATAGGAGAGGAAATGGACCTCTCAACAAATCAGGAAATCTTCACAAACATCAATGAAGTCCAAGTGGAGAATGCCAAGGCAGCTATACAAGAGATCCTCCAACAGACTCTGCACGTCTTCAGACAAAACCACACTGAAATGGGTTGGGATGGCAATTCCACAACCACTTTCCAGACCAAACTGGACCAGCAAATTCAGAAGCTGGAAACATGTTGGAGTGCAGAGCTGGAGCGTGGCCCCACATCTTCAAGAGGTCAGAAAACTCTGCTCACCAGACTGAGAGTGAAAAGATACTTCCAAATACTCCATGATCTCTTGAAAGATAAAGAGTACAGCCTGTGTGCTTGGTTGACTGTCCAGATCCAGATCAGGCAATCTTTTGTGCTGACAGATCAACTCATCAAAAGGATCTCTA
- the LOC128405343 gene encoding interferon alpha-2-like, translating into MITKGWLLHVGLMMLFVSKISSLDCNQFHSWLHEANKANLELLKNKMGTTIPIQCIGEEMDISTNQEIFTNINEVQVENAKAAIQEILQQTLHVFRQNHTEMGWDGNSTTAFQTKLDQQIQKLETCWSAELERGPTSSRGQKTLLTRLRVKRYFQILHDLLKDKEYSLCAWVTVQIQIRQCFVLTDQLIKRISNEDLETLSSHEAFFNNKSWTFCYYKSRIGGDQWEMGKDHLKELMHPFNDT; encoded by the exons ATGATCACCAAGGGATGGTTGCTGCATGTAGGCCTAATGATGCTTTTTGTCTCCAAAATCTCATCTCTGGACTGTAACCAGTTTCACAGCTGGCTACATGAAGCCAACAAGGCCAACTTGGAGCTTCTGAAGAACAAAATGGGAACAACCATTCCTATTCAATGCATAGGAGAGGAAATGGACATCTCAACAAATCAGGAAATCTTCACAAACATCAATGAAGTCCAAGTGGAGAACGCCAAGGCAGCTATACAAGAGATCCTCCAACAGACTCTGCACGTCTTCAGACAAAACCATACTGAAATGGGTTGGGATGGCAATTCCACAACCGCTTTCCAGACCAAACTGGACCAGCAAATTCAGAAGCTGGAAACATGTTGGAGTGCAGAACTGGAGCGTGGCCCCACATCTTCAAGAGGTCAGAAAACTCTGCTCACCAGACTGAGAGTGAAAAGATACTTCCAAATACTCCATGATCTCCTGAAAGATAAGGAGTACAGCCTATGTGCTTGGGTGACTGTCCAGATCCAGATCAGGCAATGTTTTGTGCTGACAGATCAACTCATCAAAAGGATCTCTAATGAAG ATTTGGAAACTCTGTCATCACATGAAGCCTTCTTCAATAACAAATCGTGGACTTTTTGCTATTACAAG agcaggatagGAGGCGACCAGTGGGAAATGGGCAAAGATCACTTGAAGGAATTGATGCATCCATTTAATGATACTTGA